Below is a genomic region from Osmerus mordax isolate fOsmMor3 chromosome 22, fOsmMor3.pri, whole genome shotgun sequence.
CTGCAATCATCTTGCTAGCTACAACAACAATTGCATTTCAGATTGGCTCCAGATTAGGACATTTACGAAACTTCTTCTCAGGCTTCTTATGTTGGGAAACTGTTACTATACATGTTCATCTGTTTAGAACAATGGCATTACAGTCAAGTTTAAAAAGTGAAAGCTATGGAATTCCAATCCAATGACTCAGTTCAGGCATGAAGTCACAACCAGGGATGGTAGGGGTTCCACCTTTGATACACTCCACTACTGTAACTGGAACGTAGAGGCCCACTGCTTACTTCCCTGTATATAAACGTAGTTAAAATCAATTGCGCTTCTAAAAGTTTTTGATAGGCTACAGAAGGAATGATGTGTGCAATGTAAAATTTGGATTTATTTAGAATTTAGATTTAGAACATAGGATTTAGGTCAAAATGATAAGAACTGTGGAGCGGATCAGGACCAATCATTCCAATGTCGCCTACCTAAATAGCCTACCTGCAGGCTTGATGCAAAAGGCAAATAAGCTTAAACACAAGGTTTTAATATGGAACCGAAATTCAGGGCTTTGCGAATTTGTTGTCAAGTCTTCACGGTTATCAAAGCCTACGGGAAACATGTTAATAAAAGAACAGAAAATTCAGTCGACAAAGCGAGGGAACACTTGAGCCCTGCACCACTTACTACCGTGGAAGAAGTGTCCTATCTTGGCCAACTACACCAATTTCAGTTCAGAAACCTGCAATACTGGGTATTTCAATGGAAGACTTTTTTTGGCGATTGGACAACACGTTGTTTGCAGGCAAAAAAAATTTGGCTGGCCACCAATGTCAAATTACTGTACATGACTAATTGTTTCCTTTTAAACTCACTGAGACAGATGATATGGCATTAGCAGGTGTCTTTGTATCAGTGATGAAAAGGAGGGAGGTAGCCTAGACatagggaggggaaggagggatggtagagttagggatggaggaaggtagTGTTGACAAGTGTGAACATGAGAAGCAGAAGTCTTGAGGCAACCGAGATAGCGTTTCCATCGTCTGTGAGTATCTGTCAAAACTTAAGCTAAATAGCCATGCACCAAGGGTTTTTGTATCCAAATATTGTATTGTacgttttctttgtttttgttatattctgaaagtTAAAAATTAAGGTTTGAGGTTCTTAATAGTTTTTGTATATTTGCCCTGAGAAAAATaaatgcttgtgtttgtgtgactggcaGAGAAAAAACTTAACATAAATATTTATAAGTCTGGCATATACGTAATTATAATTCCAAcaattgtctgtctgtcttgataATGTAAAATGAGGATATTACACTTACAtgtgtatttttatttctttctttttggcaAATTAAAACAATAAATGCTTAGGAGTGGTCATAATATGCACAATCACAAAACATTATTTAATACTGATTACTTTGTTTCTGTCAGGATCCTCTCCACACCCACTCCAACACCTACCATGTCTGCTAGTCTGATCTACTACAATGACGAGACAGACCCCAACTGCACCAATGTGGACAGATTAACAAAACGCTATTATCTGCCCGTCATGTACACCCTCATCTTCATTGTGGGCCTGGTGGGTAACCTCCTCGCCATTAGCACATACCTGGTGAAGTTACGACCGTGGACAAGCAGCAGCATCATCATGGTGAACCTGGCGGTGACCGACCTCCTCTACGTCCTCAGCATGCCCTTCCTGGTCTACTACTACACCAACGGAGACTCGTGGACCCTAGGAGACTTCATGTGTCGCTTTGTACGGTTTGGCTTCCATTTCAACCTGTACGGCAGCATCCTCTTTCTCACCTGTCTGGCCGTGTTCCGATACATGGTGGTGAAATACCCTCTGAGGACCCCGCAGATACAGCAGAAGAGATGGAGCATCCTGGCATGTGCGTTGGTCTGGGTGATTGCCGCCGCTGAGGTTATTCCCATGCTAACTATGATAAGTATGGTAGAGACTAACAACAAGACATACTGCCTGGACTTTGCCAGTAACGACCCTGCTGTGCTGTGGTGGTACGGCTGGCTTCTCACAGTCATGGGGTTTCTCCTGCCTctagtggtggtgtgtgtgtgttgtgccggCATCTTCCGAGAGCTGGCTAAAGGGCCGTACACGCAGAACCCCAGGCGGGCGCGAGCACGCCGCACCAACGTGGTGATACTGGCCGTGTTTGTGGTGTGCTTCCTCCCCTACCACGTTCTGCGCGTGCTGAGAGTGGACACGCGCAGGAAGCCAGAGACGCCGTGCATGCTGGATCGTGGAGTCCACGCGGCCTACATCCTCTCTCGACCTCTGGCGGGTCTCAATACCTTCTTCAACCTGGCACTGTACACACTGGCAGGAGACAAGTTTCAACAGGCCTTCCAAAGTATGTTCAAACTGAAAAACGCCAAGTCCAGATTTAATTTGGCAGTCATCTCCAGACCCAACACTGCGACTGAAAGCATGTAGCTGTCTATCAGAATTTGGTCGATACGATACTATACATTTCTTGTGGATG
It encodes:
- the LOC136966319 gene encoding 2-oxoglutarate receptor 1-like; translated protein: MSASLIYYNDETDPNCTNVDRLTKRYYLPVMYTLIFIVGLVGNLLAISTYLVKLRPWTSSSIIMVNLAVTDLLYVLSMPFLVYYYTNGDSWTLGDFMCRFVRFGFHFNLYGSILFLTCLAVFRYMVVKYPLRTPQIQQKRWSILACALVWVIAAAEVIPMLTMISMVETNNKTYCLDFASNDPAVLWWYGWLLTVMGFLLPLVVVCVCCAGIFRELAKGPYTQNPRRARARRTNVVILAVFVVCFLPYHVLRVLRVDTRRKPETPCMLDRGVHAAYILSRPLAGLNTFFNLALYTLAGDKFQQAFQSMFKLKNAKSRFNLAVISRPNTATESM